One Thermococcus sp. DNA window includes the following coding sequences:
- a CDS encoding carboxyl transferase domain-containing protein: MGMEEKLKELYEKREKILAMGGEKAVEKQHAKGKLTARERIEKLLDPGSFVEIGMFVKHRGTEFGLDKKELPADGVITGYGTIDGRLVFVYAQDFTVMGGSLGEMHAMKIKRVMELALEAGAPVIGLNDSGGARIQEGVDALKGYGEIFKMNTLLSGVVPQITAIMGPCAGGAVYSPAIGDFILMVDNPASFMFITGPQVVKAVTGVEVTPVQLGGAMVHAQKAGQAHLIGKSDEEVLALIRRLISYLPSNNMEKPPRVKTNDLPFRKSERLYEIVPDDPNKPYDVRDVIYEIVDRDENGNPDFLEILPYFAPNAVVGFGRMNGQTVGIVANNPRYFAGVLDIDSSDKIARFVRTCDAFNIPIVTLVDVPGYLPGVDQESRGIIRHGAKVLYAYSEATVPMVTVILRKAYGGAYLAMGSKHLGADFVFAWPTAEIAVMGPEGAANIIFRKEIAQAENPEEVRQQKIAEYREKFANPYVAAARGYIDDVIDPAETRGKVIMALEALESKRVKLPPKKHGNIPL; the protein is encoded by the coding sequence ATGGGCATGGAGGAAAAGCTCAAGGAGCTTTACGAGAAGAGGGAGAAGATTCTCGCCATGGGCGGTGAAAAGGCCGTCGAAAAACAGCACGCCAAGGGCAAACTCACCGCCCGCGAAAGGATTGAGAAGCTCCTCGACCCCGGAAGTTTTGTGGAAATCGGTATGTTCGTTAAGCACAGAGGCACTGAATTCGGCCTCGACAAGAAGGAACTTCCAGCCGATGGAGTTATAACCGGCTACGGAACGATTGACGGCAGGCTTGTTTTTGTTTACGCCCAGGACTTCACGGTGATGGGCGGTTCTCTCGGCGAGATGCACGCGATGAAGATAAAGCGCGTCATGGAGCTGGCCCTCGAAGCTGGAGCACCTGTCATAGGCCTCAACGACTCCGGTGGGGCCAGGATTCAGGAGGGGGTTGATGCCCTCAAGGGCTACGGTGAAATTTTCAAGATGAACACCCTCCTCAGCGGTGTTGTGCCCCAGATAACCGCTATAATGGGCCCCTGTGCCGGTGGTGCCGTTTACAGCCCTGCCATAGGGGACTTCATTCTCATGGTTGACAACCCCGCGAGCTTCATGTTCATCACCGGTCCGCAGGTAGTCAAAGCAGTCACCGGCGTTGAAGTTACCCCAGTTCAGCTCGGTGGAGCGATGGTTCACGCCCAGAAGGCCGGACAGGCCCACCTGATAGGGAAGAGCGACGAGGAGGTTCTTGCCCTAATCAGGAGGCTCATAAGCTATTTGCCATCGAACAACATGGAGAAGCCACCGCGCGTTAAGACTAATGATTTGCCCTTCCGGAAGAGCGAGAGGCTCTATGAAATTGTCCCTGACGACCCGAACAAGCCCTATGACGTCAGGGATGTCATCTACGAGATAGTTGACAGAGATGAGAACGGCAACCCGGATTTCCTTGAGATTCTGCCCTATTTCGCTCCCAACGCGGTTGTTGGCTTTGGAAGGATGAACGGGCAGACCGTTGGAATAGTTGCTAACAACCCGAGGTATTTCGCGGGCGTTCTTGATATAGATTCGAGCGATAAAATTGCGCGCTTTGTGAGAACCTGTGACGCCTTCAACATACCAATAGTTACGCTCGTTGACGTCCCCGGTTATCTACCGGGCGTTGACCAGGAGAGCAGGGGAATAATAAGACACGGCGCCAAGGTTCTCTACGCGTACTCCGAGGCGACCGTCCCGATGGTCACTGTAATCCTGAGGAAAGCCTATGGAGGAGCCTACCTCGCTATGGGAAGCAAGCACCTTGGAGCCGACTTCGTCTTCGCGTGGCCCACAGCCGAGATAGCGGTTATGGGTCCGGAGGGAGCGGCCAACATCATATTCAGGAAGGAAATCGCTCAAGCGGAGAACCCCGAGGAGGTCAGACAGCAGAAGATAGCCGAGTACCGTGAGAAGTTCGCCAACCCCTACGTGGCGGCCGCTAGAGGATACATTGATGACGTCATAGACCCGGCCGAGACCAGGGGCAAGGTCATCATGGCACTTGAGGCCCTTGAGAGCAAGCGCGTTAAGTTGCCACCCAAGAAGCACGGCAACATACCCCTGTGA
- a CDS encoding translation initiation factor IF-2 subunit beta has product MSESIDFYDFEKLLDKAYEELPENVKSHKSRFEVPPAVVTIAGNKTIIENFVDIAEAMNRDPNHLLKFILREVATAGTLEGRRVILQGRFTPYLIANKMKKYLKEYVICPVCGSPDTKIIKRGRFHFLKCEACGAETPIQHL; this is encoded by the coding sequence ATGAGCGAGAGCATTGACTTTTACGACTTTGAGAAGCTCCTTGATAAGGCTTACGAGGAGTTGCCCGAGAACGTTAAGTCCCACAAGTCCCGTTTCGAGGTTCCTCCGGCAGTTGTTACGATAGCGGGCAACAAGACGATTATCGAGAACTTCGTGGACATAGCAGAGGCCATGAACCGCGATCCGAACCACCTCCTGAAGTTCATTCTCCGTGAGGTGGCAACCGCCGGAACCCTAGAGGGCAGGCGCGTAATCCTCCAGGGACGCTTTACTCCGTATCTGATAGCCAACAAGATGAAGAAGTACCTCAAGGAGTACGTCATCTGTCCGGTCTGTGGAAGCCCCGATACCAAGATTATCAAGCGTGGGCGCTTCCACTTCCTCAAATGTGAGGCCTGTGGTGCTGAAACACCAATACAGCACCTCTGA
- a CDS encoding sodium ion-translocating decarboxylase subunit beta: protein MASFVDFLNTMGLLHLTVGNLIMIAVGLTLVYLAIRYEMEPLLLLPIGITAVLVNLPLNGIANCPTVGGICSHPGLLDIVYHYLIKTEIVPLLIFFGLGAMTDFGPLIADPKTALLGAAAQVGVFVAMLTALALGFNINQAASIGIIGGADGPTTIYLTTKLAPEILGATAVAAYSYMSLVPLIQPPIIKALTSPEERRIRMEQLRPVSKREKILFPIVTMIVIGLLVPSSAPLIGMLMMGNLFRESGVVPRLTKAAQEELMNIVTIFLGLGVGSTMRAESFLTPQTLMILGLGVVAFASATAGGVLFGKLMSKLSGGRINPMIGAAGVSAVPMSARVVQRLASEEDPGNFILMHAMGPNVAGVIGTAVVAGVFLALLG from the coding sequence ATGGCCAGCTTCGTGGACTTCCTCAACACAATGGGTCTGCTCCACCTCACGGTAGGGAACCTAATCATGATTGCAGTGGGTCTAACGCTCGTCTACCTTGCCATAAGGTATGAGATGGAACCCCTCCTGCTCCTGCCTATAGGTATCACCGCGGTTCTCGTAAACCTTCCCCTCAACGGCATAGCGAACTGTCCAACTGTCGGCGGAATCTGCTCCCACCCGGGACTGCTTGACATAGTCTACCACTACCTCATCAAGACCGAGATAGTGCCCCTCCTGATATTCTTCGGCCTCGGTGCGATGACGGATTTCGGGCCTTTGATAGCGGACCCGAAGACGGCACTCCTCGGTGCCGCGGCTCAGGTGGGTGTTTTCGTTGCCATGCTCACGGCTCTGGCTCTTGGATTTAACATCAACCAGGCGGCTTCAATAGGAATAATAGGCGGTGCCGACGGGCCAACGACCATATATCTGACCACCAAGCTCGCCCCGGAGATACTTGGAGCCACAGCGGTCGCCGCTTACTCCTATATGAGCCTCGTCCCCTTAATTCAGCCACCCATTATAAAGGCCCTAACAAGCCCCGAGGAGAGAAGGATAAGGATGGAACAGCTCAGGCCGGTCTCAAAGCGCGAGAAAATCCTTTTCCCGATAGTTACCATGATAGTCATCGGCCTCCTCGTTCCGAGCTCAGCTCCCCTTATAGGCATGCTCATGATGGGCAACCTCTTCCGTGAGAGTGGCGTTGTTCCAAGGCTCACTAAGGCAGCACAGGAAGAGCTTATGAACATTGTGACGATATTCCTGGGCCTTGGTGTGGGTTCCACGATGCGCGCTGAAAGCTTCTTGACTCCCCAGACACTCATGATTCTCGGCCTTGGTGTGGTTGCCTTTGCAAGCGCCACTGCCGGAGGAGTGCTCTTCGGAAAGCTGATGAGCAAGCTCTCTGGCGGAAGAATAAACCCGATGATTGGAGCGGCTGGAGTTTCAGCTGTTCCGATGTCAGCCAGGGTCGTTCAGCGCTTAGCAAGTGAGGAGGATCCGGGCAACTTCATACTAATGCATGCCATGGGCCCGAACGTTGCCGGCGTTATAGGAACGGCTGTGGTGGCTGGTGTTTTCCTGGCCCTACTCGGCTGA
- a CDS encoding OadG family protein, which translates to MSQIIEGGWITVIGITVVFTILTILALVLYAIGAFEKGMTERKKSMEVEKVEEIKTPEIKTEEIPPRDLAIITASILAYLAKKAEVARPLPFKRKVSDAWRLYGLQSGMEEVENFNYEIRKW; encoded by the coding sequence ATGAGCCAGATAATCGAGGGCGGGTGGATTACCGTCATAGGAATTACAGTAGTCTTTACAATCCTAACGATACTTGCTTTAGTTCTGTATGCCATTGGTGCCTTTGAGAAAGGAATGACTGAAAGAAAGAAATCCATGGAAGTTGAAAAGGTTGAAGAAATCAAAACTCCAGAAATCAAAACCGAGGAAATCCCGCCGAGGGATCTGGCGATAATCACGGCATCTATTCTCGCCTACCTAGCCAAGAAGGCCGAAGTTGCCCGTCCCCTGCCTTTTAAGAGAAAGGTTTCCGACGCGTGGCGCCTTTACGGTCTCCAGAGCGGTATGGAGGAGGTTGAGAACTTCAACTACGAGATTAGGAAGTGGTGA
- a CDS encoding acetyl-CoA carboxylase biotin carboxyl carrier protein subunit: MKVKVIVDGREYEVEVEELPGNKFKVSFEGKSYEVKAEGLGIALPSVPETGVSAPSSAPVSAPVSTPAPSSVPVQASPNTVTAPMPGKILKVLVSEGQEVKTGQGLVVLEAMKMENEIPAPKDGVVKKIYVKEGDTVNTGDPLVELG; this comes from the coding sequence ATGAAGGTTAAGGTCATCGTTGATGGAAGGGAGTACGAAGTTGAAGTTGAGGAACTGCCCGGAAACAAGTTCAAGGTCAGCTTCGAGGGCAAGAGTTATGAAGTCAAAGCCGAGGGACTTGGGATAGCTCTCCCGAGCGTTCCTGAAACGGGTGTCAGCGCTCCTTCGTCTGCTCCCGTTAGTGCTCCTGTATCAACGCCTGCTCCGAGTTCTGTTCCTGTTCAGGCTTCGCCGAATACAGTCACTGCCCCAATGCCTGGCAAGATACTTAAGGTTCTTGTTAGCGAGGGTCAGGAAGTTAAAACCGGTCAGGGACTCGTTGTTCTTGAGGCCATGAAGATGGAGAATGAGATTCCAGCTCCCAAGGATGGGGTTGTAAAGAAAATCTACGTCAAAGAAGGCGACACCGTAAACACAGGCGACCCATTAGTTGAGCTCGGGTGA
- a CDS encoding CBS domain-containing protein codes for MRVKTLMTKDPVVIQLPATRDYALELFKKHNVRSFPVVNKEGKLVGIISIKNVLINPDEDQLAMLVKRDVPTVRANDDLKKAVRKMLERDYRRVVVVDDEDRPIGILTVGDIVRRYLSKNEKLKEISIEPYYQRNVSVVWRGTPLKAALKALLLCNAMAIPVIDDEGNLIGMVDETDLLRDSEIIRVMKQSALSVSSEEDWILESNPTLLFEKAELQLPKKPVEEIMNPNVVVATPHMSVYEVAQKMVKYEIEQLPVIKGEGELVGIVRDMDIIKVILNK; via the coding sequence ATGAGGGTAAAGACCCTGATGACAAAGGACCCAGTGGTTATACAGCTACCGGCGACTAGGGATTACGCCCTTGAGCTCTTCAAAAAGCACAACGTCCGCTCATTCCCAGTTGTCAACAAGGAGGGTAAGCTCGTCGGAATAATAAGCATCAAAAACGTCCTCATAAACCCCGACGAGGACCAGTTGGCAATGCTAGTCAAGAGGGACGTTCCAACTGTCAGGGCAAACGATGACCTGAAGAAGGCCGTCAGGAAAATGCTTGAAAGAGACTACAGGCGCGTTGTGGTCGTTGATGACGAGGACAGGCCCATTGGAATTCTTACGGTTGGGGACATCGTCAGGAGGTATCTCTCTAAAAACGAGAAGCTGAAGGAGATTAGCATCGAGCCCTACTACCAGAGAAACGTCAGCGTCGTCTGGCGTGGAACTCCTCTCAAAGCAGCCCTGAAGGCCCTTCTCTTGTGCAACGCCATGGCGATTCCGGTTATAGACGATGAGGGGAACTTAATTGGAATGGTTGACGAGACCGACCTTTTAAGGGACAGCGAGATTATTAGGGTTATGAAACAGAGTGCACTGTCCGTTTCGAGCGAAGAGGACTGGATTCTTGAAAGCAACCCGACGCTACTCTTCGAGAAGGCTGAGCTCCAGTTACCAAAGAAGCCGGTTGAGGAGATAATGAACCCCAACGTTGTCGTTGCAACCCCCCACATGAGCGTTTACGAAGTGGCTCAAAAGATGGTGAAGTACGAGATAGAGCAATTGCCCGTTATCAAGGGCGAGGGAGAGCTTGTTGGAATAGTTCGCGACATGGACATAATCAAGGTAATCCTCAACAAGTGA